Part of the Nicotiana sylvestris chromosome 5, ASM39365v2, whole genome shotgun sequence genome is shown below.
ttcgctatttcaagcctaattctaatacagacctccaaatcatgATCAGACGCTCGCCTAAGtgcaaaatcacctaacggagctaacggaaccatcaaaactcaaatCCGAGGTCAtctatacataagtcaacatccggttaacttttctaattcaagctttcaattaagagactaagtgtctcaattcactcggAAAATTCTCGGGACTCAAACCAACTAACCTAGTAAGTCATATAACAGTTGTAGAATACAAAAGGAGCAGAAAATGGGGAAATAGGGCTACAactcttaaaatgaccggccgggctGTTACATATATCAtgcttggtctcccaagtagTCTCCTCAACTAGGTGGCCTCTCCACTGAACTTTCACTAAAGTtatattctttgatctcaactttcaaacctaccgatccaaaaatgccaccccgctccacatcataagtcaagtctCCATCTAGTTGTACCGTGATGAAGTCCAACACATGGGACGGGTCACCataatactttcggagcatagaaacgtGAAGCACTGGGTGAACACCcgataaactaggtggcaatatactgagggctcaactttcccttcttcccgaacctcatcacacctctCGTGGGCGAAACCTGGAGcaaaaccttctcacccaccatatGTGCAACATCAGGAACCTtatatcagcataactcttctttCTAGATTGTTCTACATGAAGCAGATCCTGAATCATCTTGACTTTATCCAAGGCATCCCGGACCAAATCATTACCCATCAActtagcctctcccggctcaaaccaaacAACTGGAGAACGGCACTGcttcccatataaagcctcataaggagccatttgaatactcgattggtagctgttgttgtaggcaaactcaacAAGCAACAAAAACTGATCctatgaacccccaaaatccataACAGAAACGggtaacatatcctccaagatctgaattaTGCGCTCGGATTGTCTATCTATCTGGGGGTGGAATGCTATAGTCAACACAACTCGTATGCCCAACTCTCGTTGCATTGATATCCAAAACTGTGTGCCCCGATCAAAAATAATGGACACCAGCAtgccatgaagatgaacaatctcgtGGATATAGATATGAGCCAtccgctccaaagaataggtgGTCACTACCAGAATAAAATATGCAGACTTAGTCAAccggtccacaatcacccaaactgaatcaaatttcttcaaagtccatgggagcccaacaacaaagtccatagaaACAATCTCCCATTTTCACTCGGGAATCTCAAGTCCATGAAGCAAACTGCTCGgcttctgatgctcgtacttcatCTGCTGATAGTTTAAGCACCGCGCCACATACTCtgctatatctttcttcattatcctccaccaatagtgttgcctcaaatccttaTATATTTTaatggcacccagatgaatggaataccatgaactGTGGGCATCTTAAAGAATAAACTCATgcaacccatccacattgggaacacaaatctgaccctgcaccGCAATGCCTTGTCATCCCCAATAGAAATCTCCTTCGCAGTACCATGCAACACcatatccttaaggacaaacaaatagGGGTCGTCATACTAACACTCTCTGATGCGCTCATACAAAGAAGACCGAGAAGCCCTGCAAGCAAGAACCccactaggctccgaaagatctaaCCTCATGAAGTGATTGGCCAATGCCTAAACATCTAATGCTAGCGGTTTCTTAGCAGCTGGAATATATGCAATGCTACCTTTACTCACAGCGTTTTTGCTTAGGGCATCGTCGTTGGCCTTTTcgagatgatacaaaatggtgatatcatagtcttttaacaacttcaaccatctccgctgccttaaCTTTAAATCCTTCCGCTTAAAAAAGTGTTATAGACTctgatgatcagtaaataccttaCAAGATACGCAATAGAGATAATGCCTATAAATCTTAATGCATGAaaaatggctgccaactctaaatcatggacatggtagttcttctcacaGGGCTTCAACTGGCGTGAATCATAAACAATCACCCTGCCCTCCTGTatcaagacacacccaataccaattcgataatcacaataaactgtatatgaaCCCGATGCTAAAGGCAAAACTAGAAGTAGAgttatggtcaaggcagtcttgagcttctgaaagctcttctcaaACTCATCAGACCACCTGAATAGGGAACCCttatgggtcaatctagtcaaaggtgcagCAATGGACGAGAACCCCTCTACAAAACAATGATAATATCCGGCTAAACCAAGAAAAATCCGGATTTCAATAGCTGAAGACGGTCtgagccaactctgaactgcctcaatattCTTTGGATCTACTTTGATACCCTCATTCGACACcacgtgacccaaaaatgccaccgaatcaagccagaattcacagtttgagaatttagcatataatttcttttccctCAAGGTTTGGAGCACAATCCTCAAATGCTGATCACGATCCTCCCAGCTGTGGGAGTACATGAAGATATCGTTAATGAATACGATGCGAAAAGAGTTGAGATATGGTtggaatacactgttcatcaagtgcataaatggtgctggggcgttggtcaacccaaatgacattacaagaaactcgtagtgaccataccgagtcctgaaagcactCTTAGGAATATTTGAATCCCAAATATTTAGCTGATGATATTTTGAACTCAGATCAGTCTTCGAgaatactttggcaccctgaagttggttaaataagtcatcaatgtgtGATAGTGGATACatgttcttcactataaccttgttcaactgcctataatcaatacacatccgcataGAACCATaattctttttcacaaatagaactgaagcatcccaaggtgacatactaggccaaaTGAAACCCTTATAAAGCAACTCTTGCAGTTGTTCCTTTAaatccttcaactctgctggctCCATATGATAGGGTGGGATAGAAATAGGATGAGTGCATATatctatcaggtggcatgcccaGAAGATCTGCTGGAAATACATCTGGGAAATCTCTTACTATAGGAACCGACTCAACAGTAGGTGTATTagcactgacatctctcacaaaggctagatatgcatCACACCCCTTATCAACCATTCGTTGTGTCTTAAGGAAGGACATGACTCTGCTAGGAATATAATCCAATGTACCCCTCTACTCTAACCGCAACAAACCTGACATAGCCagtgtcacagtcttggcatgacaatacAGAATAACATGATAGGCAGACAACCAGTCTATGCCTAAGatcacatcaaagtcaaccatattGAGCAGCAATAGATCAATGCTGGCCTCAAAACCACCAATAATAACTAAACACGATCGATACACATGttccacaataatagaatctcccacaagcatggacacataaacaGAACTCAAAGGGTCACGAGATATATCCAAATACagagcaaagtaagatgacacatatgaataagtggatcccggatcaaataaggCTGATGCATCCCTATGACAAATCAGAACCATACCTTTGATGATAGCATCTGATGCAACCGCCTATGTCCTACCCGGAAAAACATAGAATCTGGCTTtaactccccctctagggcgtcCTCTACCCAtttgacccccacccctagctggctatgTAGGTGGAGTGACAATTGGAGCAGTAACCATGGCCTGTGAAGTTTGTGGACCAGATGGAATTCGAGGATCCTGAGTAGTATGTGGAGGtgtacccctcctaagtctgggacAGTCCGTCACCATGTATTAGATATCTCCAGACTCAAAATAAGCTCTCGATGGGCGTGGCTACTGAAAGTGACCCCGGCCTGGTCGGCTGGACTGACAGTTGAAAGCACCCTgtgcaggaggtgcactagatagTGACTGTGAAAAATGAGCAACCTGAGACCTGGAAGTAGCCGAAGCACTGCTAGAAgctggaagtgctgaatgaactGGATGGAtcacatagcccctaccatgacaGTCTGTGATAAGTGTGGATTTTAACTACCTATTAGTAACTTCTTGTTTTAGTTTTAGTCCAAAAGTGTTGATTCTTATTCCCAAAACTAATGAAATTGTGCAAATTGCAGGCATATTGAAGAATTGGACCTTAATGAAGAATTATAACTCAAAAATGAGTGTTCCAGCTCAAAAAAGCCAAGAAAGAGTGCAGCGCcaaagtgcggtccgcagaaatACTTTTGCGGCCGCAGGCACCTGAAGctcagaagatttttggaaaagtGCGGTCCGCATACTAAATGTGCAACTGCAGATATCGCACTGATAAGAATTCAAAAAGTTCAAAGAATTTGCAAAACGACCAAGTGTGAAGCCTTGCCAAAAGTGTAGCCAAAGAAGGAAAAGTGCGGCTGCAAAAGCTGAAGTGCAGCTGCAGAATCTTTCCACTTGCAGGAGCCAAGCAAAAagcggaccgcacatggaattgtgcaaTCATAGAACCTCCCGAAGGGCATTTTTATCAGTGAATTTTAGGCCACTATAAATAAACAGGAAACACTTTTAGGGCAAGTTTTGTAATATTTAGATCTGTAGCCGTTATATGTTACTGTTTTGGGTAATTAATGACTTTTTTGGGTTAATAATTATTAGTTTTATCAATTTAATCTTAGTTATAGCTTTAATTAGTTCTTCTTCAATTTATACTATGAGTAGCTAAGATTTTCTCTAGGGTTGTGAACCAACCATTGTGTGTAAACTTTATGGGTGATTAGTTTATTGAATGTTTATGATTGGGtatttattatttatccttattCATGCATTATTTCTAGatttaatggttgcaaacattgattcatgccaaTTTGACTTGGTTATTACTTGAGAAAGAAGaacttagtctaggaaaactttgctaacaagaaattgggctaGTTAAGGTTTTGGCTAGTCTAATTAAAGGGTTTGAACTAGAAATAGGTAAAATCCGACTTGAGCTCATATAAACTATTTGAATTGATACCCAAATGGGCTTGAGAAAGCCTATTCAGGCAAAATACTCTataaccgagaggtattgagtgggtaatttaGAGTTGAGAGTTATAATGCACCCCGGTCAGTAAAACAAGAATTAACATGATTTACCCATTAGGTTAGCACGTAGGTGAAGGTTACATCCCCATGCCTTTTACCCATTCgataaaaacaacaaaaactaTTACTCGCTTTCATGTTTCTTCTGCTTAGTTTAACCTTGTTAGTGTTAATtttagaagtagaaaacaaaatGCATTTTTTGGGAGCGCAATTGAGTTATTTAACTTACTATCATCAAGGGTACACCCTACCACCCCTTATAAACTCCCTAAGGAAATCAACTCGGACTCTTGTTGGGTACTATTCTTCCTATGACCATTTGTACTCACTATTGAGTGCAGATTGGATGCGGATCAAGATACAGTTGGGGTGTATCCTCCGGAATCTTGAGGCTTCTTGGCCTTTATGTCCTCCTTCTTATGGCCCCACATACCCTCCAACATCCACGCTATCTTTACCACCTGCTGATATAGAGTATCTGTCTCTAGCTCTTGAGCCATGCTGAATCTAATACCATAGACGAGCCCCTTGATAAATCTGCAGATTCTCTTGGACTGTGGAAACCAAGGCAGGTGCATGTCTGGGAAACTTAGTGAATCTTATAGCATACTATAACACTATTATAGTACCCTGGCGTAGTTGCTCAAACTCTGTGCCATGCATCCCGAAGGGTGtagggaacaaactctctcaagaacatatcttAAAACTGAGCCCATGTGAGTGAAGCTGCATCGGCTGGGCTACCCTCCTCGTATTCCTGCCACCACCGTACCCGCTGCTCCTAACAGCTAGAATATAGTAAAAGCAACATTACTCGTATCCACTATACCCATGATGCAGAGAATACGGGGGCACTTCACTAGAAATCCAACCGCATCCTCGGTAGCTAGGCCATTGTAAATAGAAGGATGATACTTCATAAACCTCTTAAGTCTAAGCTGCTCCTCCTCATATGCCACTGCCCTAACCTCGGGCTAAACCGGAAGAAGAGGTTGCGTTGGCAAAACCACCGGGAAATGATTGACACGGACTCGCTGCTTTAGGGTATAGGCCGCGGGAGTCTGAGCTCCTGCCCCAACCTGAGATGTTGCTGGTGCAAGTGGAATCAAACCCGCCTGATCTAGAGTGTCGAACATGCTCAAGAACTATGCTAGGATCTCCTAAAGTGCATGGGTGACAATACGCGCCTCGGATGCCTGTCCCCAAATCGGGTCTATTTTATGGCTCCTCAGTCGCTACTAGGGCAGCTATTCTAGCTGCACCACGTATCcctcctcagcctctaccccagcccGACCTCTCATGGCTCTAGTAGGGGCGCGGGTGTCTGATCATTGAATCCAGCagtgcatgtcctcaccatctgtgaaacaATAGAAAGACAAAAACTCaaattttgaaacaaaaaatTTGCACGATACGAAATCAAAGAAATAGAATTTTTCTAACAGTTCTGTAGCcactcaaagataagtacagacgtttccgtgtcgatccgcaagactctactaaacttggtTATGGTTCATAACACCTATGAACCaagaactctgataccaacttgtcatgaccccaatttTCCACCTTAGAATGTTGTGATAGCTCCTTGTCTCTAGGACTAGGTAAgtgtaaaaatcaagataataaaaatttaattttcgACTAAACATGATATAAACTGATAAGTTTCTAAAAGATCTTAATACTGAACTACGATACAATATTTTTCAAAACCCGGTAAGACTGAGTCATAAGCTTTACAGAAAATACCAAAATCTCAGCATACATCACTGTCTGAATAAAGGATACATAGTAATAAGAGATAGCATAATGTGACACCGAGGCATGCAGACGTCGTACATGTATACCTTGGAGTCTCCAAAAGTAGCAATCAATCACTGGCATCCGGCACGACCTGGATCTGcccaaaaatgtgcagaagcatagtatgagtacaccacaatggtacctagtaagtatcaagcctaatttcatagagtagtgacgaggccatgtcaagacacctactgggaTAAAATAAACTAAACAAGGTATAACGTGGTCTAATAATGAAGGCGATAAAGTAAATGACAAGTAAAAAGTTCAATAATATAGACTAACCACGGAAATATGAGCGGTAAAAGCATTAATGAGTGAACATATGAGGAAAACAACAAGTAGACATGTAAGGGTAATTACAAGTACAATGAAGAAACAACAAGAACCACTCAACCAGCAAGCTTTTTAACATGAGAGGTGCAACAAGAATCACTACCGAGTTTCCATATTTCACAATTTCACTCACACTCTTTCCTTATATCAGTGCGTGAGcttacatttagttttgaaaattattttttcctaAAATAGCTACACGCATTTTTAGGCCTACTTATCTCATCGCATGGCTTCAAGTAGTTTCCCTACTAGCAACATGCGCATCAATCCCACCTTACCTTAATGCATGCATATCAACCCCTAGCCTTATACCACCATATGTGTATCAATGTCACAACTCAATCACAACTCGCACCACAAGTGCTCAAATGCCACAACTTGCCAAAAAATCAACAATACCGATGTTTTCACAACAAATTATCCATGGTTGAACCAAAATGTGtacaagaatatcaacaagaacAAAGTTTAAGTTAATTTCTCAACAAGAAAGATATCTCAATAATTAATAACTTTGCCTCAATGTGATAACGACTTTTAGAACTTCAACACCAATAACCCAACAAGAGGATAATCTATAAGATAACAACTTCAAGTGAAAATAATTTAGTGATTAAAGAGGTAACAATACAATAAGGAAgacaataacttcaactaaagcaTATAAAAGCAAAATAATAAGTGAGAGGTAAACAAGTGTTAATAATGTCAAATGAAGCATGTAAGGGTAGATTAACACATGTAAGAGTTGATTAACAATGAGAGATATAAGACATTGTGACAATTCAATTAAATGAATGCAAAGAGTCTAAATAACATAAACGGGTCAAATACCACACATAGTCGGTATACCTGCTCGTCTTGCGTACACATCTTTCACATAAAACAATAgcacaatcaacccaaatcctaagggCAAGTTTCTCCCATATAAAGTTAGGAAAGATACTTATTGCAAACAAATTAAATTCAGACGGCTTGAATCTAGCCAAAAAACTTAATACCATAAATATAAACCATAGGAAACTATTCTGGATAATAAAGATGCAATCTTTAAAGGAATTTAAAAAGTCAACACAAAACTTGTAaagacccaaccggtcgttttgctttctagaacctcgTTCCCTTAAATAAGACCTCCTGTTCTTGCATTTGCTGATTTATGACTTGAGGGGATGGGTAGTTcggaatttggaagagtttgggttgaaatcggaacacttggttccttaaggatGGCTTGAAAGGccaaatttgactttggtcaacattttgagtaaacgatctctGAATCGAGATTTGa
Proteins encoded:
- the LOC138868525 gene encoding uncharacterized protein — encoded protein: MVLICHRDASALFDPGSTYSYVSSYFALYLDISRDPLSSVYVSMLVGDSIIVEHVYRSCLVIIGGFEASIDLLLLNMVDFDVILGIDWLSAYHVILYCHAKTVTLAMSAFVRDVSANTPTVESVPIVRDFPDVFPADLLGMPPDRYMHSSYFYPTLSYGASRVEGFKGTTARVAL